One window of the Sebaldella sp. S0638 genome contains the following:
- a CDS encoding aminopeptidase P family protein, with amino-acid sequence MLNKIMENMNVDAIFITDLYNLRYFTGFTGTTGVALAAKEGNFFFSDFRYKEQATKQVEANGFKFVEVGRNSLDKVKEKIDELGIKKLGFEDLNVTFSYYKKLEEIFKVNMYPLGESLVKQRLIKKDHEIENIKKAIEISDTAFSETLKIIKVGITEKEIAAHLEYVQRKLGAENRSFDTIVASGYRSALPHGVASDKKVGMNELVTTDFGAYYNGYVSDMTRTFFVGNEISDKQKEIYDIVLEANKMAIKQVKAGMKCSDLDKIARDYIASKGYGDNFGHGLGHGIGLEIHEAPTVSPMGDIILEENMLITIEPGIYIDGFSGVRIEDDVIVKKDGCVVLNKSNKELIMIK; translated from the coding sequence ATGTTGAACAAAATAATGGAAAACATGAATGTGGATGCAATATTCATAACAGATTTATACAATCTCAGATATTTTACAGGATTTACCGGAACTACAGGAGTGGCACTTGCTGCAAAAGAGGGGAATTTCTTTTTCTCTGACTTCAGATATAAAGAACAGGCAACAAAACAGGTAGAGGCAAATGGTTTTAAGTTTGTAGAAGTGGGGAGAAATTCTCTTGATAAGGTAAAAGAGAAAATAGACGAACTTGGTATAAAAAAACTAGGATTCGAAGATTTGAACGTGACATTCAGTTATTACAAAAAGCTGGAAGAAATATTCAAAGTAAATATGTATCCTTTGGGTGAATCTTTAGTAAAACAGAGACTTATAAAAAAAGATCATGAAATAGAAAATATAAAAAAGGCAATAGAAATATCAGATACAGCATTCAGCGAAACTTTAAAGATTATAAAAGTCGGGATTACTGAAAAAGAAATAGCTGCTCATCTGGAATATGTTCAGAGAAAGCTTGGGGCAGAAAACAGATCTTTTGATACTATAGTAGCCAGCGGTTACAGATCAGCACTGCCGCACGGAGTAGCCTCAGATAAAAAAGTCGGGATGAATGAACTGGTAACTACGGATTTTGGTGCATATTACAATGGTTATGTGTCTGATATGACAAGAACGTTTTTTGTAGGAAATGAAATTTCTGACAAGCAGAAAGAAATCTATGATATAGTTCTGGAAGCTAATAAAATGGCTATAAAACAGGTGAAGGCCGGAATGAAATGCAGCGATCTTGATAAAATAGCAAGAGATTATATAGCATCAAAAGGTTACGGAGATAATTTCGGACATGGATTAGGGCATGGAATAGGGCTTGAAATACATGAGGCTCCTACTGTTTCTCCTATGGGAGATATTATCCTTGAAGAAAATATGCTTATCACTATAGAACCGGGGATATATATCGACGGATTCAGCGGAGTAAGAATAGAAGATGATGTAATAGTGAAAAAAGACGGCTGTGTGGTTCTGAATAAATCAAACAAGGAACTGATAATGATAAAATAA
- a CDS encoding NUDIX hydrolase, which produces MKRLGRKVMYESNWINFYLDRVEMNDKTIIESYHVINYQREGVAVIVENADEEILFVKAHRYLLGTAEWETPAGGTEKGEDILKTGEREVWEESGYHIKNIQHLFSYFPASGSTDLKFHVLKAVLDEEKERGDFDLNEIADVKWIKKDEIKEMIKNNVIKDGFTLSGLMYYLFMDK; this is translated from the coding sequence ATGAAACGTCTTGGCAGAAAAGTAATGTATGAAAGCAACTGGATTAATTTTTATCTGGACAGGGTAGAAATGAATGATAAAACTATCATTGAAAGCTATCATGTAATAAATTACCAGAGAGAAGGTGTTGCTGTCATTGTGGAAAATGCAGATGAGGAGATATTATTCGTGAAGGCACACAGATATCTGCTTGGTACTGCTGAATGGGAAACGCCGGCAGGAGGAACCGAAAAAGGCGAAGATATTTTGAAAACAGGGGAAAGGGAAGTCTGGGAAGAATCCGGCTATCATATAAAAAATATTCAGCACCTTTTTTCATATTTTCCTGCAAGCGGAAGCACTGACCTGAAATTTCATGTTTTAAAGGCTGTATTAGACGAGGAAAAGGAACGCGGGGACTTTGATCTGAATGAAATAGCAGATGTAAAATGGATAAAAAAAGATGAAATAAAAGAAATGATAAAAAATAATGTGATCAAAGACGGTTTTACACTCAGCGGTCTGATGTATTATCTGTTCATGGATAAATAG
- a CDS encoding BMP family protein: MLRKNFKYLLLVMTMVLTVLGCGKSESGGDDASGKGNIKVGVIYTKAKLGGNSFNDLVFEGVKRAEADFGIKYNNVEPNTAADQENAQETMASSGEYALIIVVGQEQMDALKKTAEKYPDQKFAYIDGVLDMPNIASYEAKEQEGSFLVGVLAALSKEQKIDPKFNSENKLGFIGGVNSPLINKFYTGYMAGIRYINPSYAVTADYVGGFNDPSTGKVIASTMNQKGNDVIYHAAGASGTGLFQAAEEKGFIAIGVNSNQNKLAPDNIIATMIKKVDVAAYSAIKDIKEGKFSQGMNVLGLKEDGVGYTTEGSNIKVPQEIIDEVEKIKQKIISGELVIPDKPENVDEFLKNNTYSK; encoded by the coding sequence ATGTTGAGGAAGAATTTTAAGTATCTGTTGTTGGTAATGACTATGGTATTGACAGTTTTAGGCTGCGGAAAAAGTGAAAGCGGCGGAGATGATGCTTCAGGTAAAGGGAACATCAAAGTGGGAGTTATATATACTAAAGCAAAACTTGGAGGAAATTCGTTTAATGATCTTGTATTCGAAGGAGTAAAAAGGGCAGAGGCGGATTTCGGCATAAAATATAACAATGTGGAACCGAATACTGCGGCAGATCAGGAAAATGCACAGGAAACAATGGCAAGTTCGGGGGAATATGCATTAATCATAGTAGTGGGGCAGGAACAGATGGACGCGCTGAAAAAAACTGCGGAAAAATATCCTGACCAGAAGTTCGCATATATTGATGGGGTATTGGATATGCCTAATATAGCATCTTATGAGGCGAAAGAACAGGAAGGGTCGTTTCTTGTAGGTGTGCTTGCCGCATTATCAAAAGAACAGAAAATAGATCCAAAATTCAACAGTGAAAATAAGCTGGGATTTATAGGGGGAGTGAATTCACCTCTTATAAATAAATTTTATACAGGTTATATGGCGGGAATAAGATATATTAATCCGTCTTATGCAGTAACAGCCGATTATGTGGGAGGTTTTAATGATCCGTCTACGGGGAAAGTAATCGCAAGTACAATGAATCAAAAGGGAAATGATGTTATCTATCATGCTGCGGGAGCATCAGGGACAGGGCTGTTTCAGGCAGCAGAGGAAAAAGGCTTTATAGCAATAGGAGTGAATTCAAATCAGAATAAACTTGCACCGGATAATATAATAGCAACAATGATAAAGAAAGTAGATGTTGCTGCATATTCCGCAATAAAAGATATCAAAGAGGGGAAATTCAGTCAGGGAATGAATGTACTTGGTCTGAAAGAAGACGGTGTAGGATACACAACTGAAGGAAGCAATATAAAAGTACCTCAGGAAATAATAGATGAAGTGGAAAAAATAAAGCAGAAGATAATCAGCGGAGAATTGGTTATACCGGATAAACCGGAAAATGTAGATGAGTTTTTGAAAAATAATACTTATTCAAAATAA